The following are encoded together in the Anoplopoma fimbria isolate UVic2021 breed Golden Eagle Sablefish chromosome 9, Afim_UVic_2022, whole genome shotgun sequence genome:
- the pnpla6 gene encoding patatin-like phospholipase domain-containing protein 6 isoform X4, with protein MGQSTSEQEVPGDVTSEEGFDNIKILVEEELQTSMMVGMVIGAGIAIVLIAILIFFILRRIQLRNIEAQEAPKYRFRKRDKVMFYGRKIMRKVSQSTSSLVGTSSSSRQRLKKKQKMLNIAKKILRFKKEVPILQAKEPPPSVLEADLTEFDVANSHLPSEVLYMLKNVRVLGHFEKPLFLELCKHMVFVQFQQGEYVFRPGQPDSSIYVVQDGKLELCLTGADGKESVVKEVYPGDSVHSLLSILDVITGHQKPYRTVSARAAEVSTVLRLPVEAFLAIFEKYPESLVRVVQIIMVRLQRVTVLALHNYLGLTNELFSHEMQPSRLPPPSPHPTRTSPIRHGKRFGSLTVTEEHREAAVKGEAAGGEQGKDGATVPTLCRTISMPVDIAGMQKSLRSDFDMAYERGRISVSAEEGNTPPTFTRSVSQDQRERKVIVDEVPSGIYLYPEEETGVDNIFTPVSSRSNAVLFEEAQKEILKLMKIEDPSLLNGKVTLHHAKAGAVLARQGDQDMSLHFVLSGCLHVYQRMIDKQEAVCLFVTHPGEMVGQLAVLTGEPLIFTIKAIRDCTYLKISKSDFYEIMREQPSVVLSAAHTVAIRMSPFVRQMDFAIDWMAVEAGRALYRQDDQSDCTYIVLNGRLRSVIRKSNGKKELVGEYGRGDLIGVVEALTRQPRATTVHAVRDTELVKLPEGTLNNIKRRYPQVVTRLIHLLGQKILGNLQQGRGPFSGSALSLPSMTASADVTNPASNLSTVAVLPVCDDVPINAFNLELSHALSAIGPTLLLTSEIIRERLGGSALDSIHEYRLSGWLAQQEDINRIVLYQTDSSMTPWTQRCIRQADCILIVGLGDQEPALGMLEQMLENTAVRALKQLVLLHKEDGPGPSRTVEWLNMRSWCSGHLHLKCPRRVFSRRSPSKLREVYEKVFEKTADRHSDFSRLARVLTGNSIAVVLGGGGARGCSHVGVIKAMEEAGIPIDIVGGTSIGSFIGALYAEERSAVRTKQRAREWSKAMNSVFKTVLDLTYPITSMFSGSAFNTSIYKVFQDKQAEDLWLPYFNVTTDITASAMRVHQDGSLWRYVRASMTLSGYLPPLCDPKDGNLLMDGGYINNLPADIARNMGARTVIAIDVGSQDETDLCNYGDSLSGWWLLWKRINPWAEKVKVPDMAEIQSRLAYVSCVRQLEVVKKSAYCEYIRPPIDRFKTMDFGKFDEIYDVGYQHGKLLFTGWARGDIIENMLKDHRSADYNDSKRTDSCTCPGADFTDLAEIVSRIEPVQSYVAAEAEESDCLTEYEEDGMDTVREEDGEEEEEEDPEDNSPGEWGQNGVFQTDEEKSVRQRRKLASDSNTSEVSDC; from the exons ATGGGACAGAGTACCTCGGAACAAGAGGTCCCAGGAGACGTCACCAGCGAG GAAGGGTTTGATAACATCAAGATCCTTGTGGAGGAGGAACTACAGACCAGCATG ATGGTGGGGATGGTGATTGGTGCGGGCATCGCCATAGTCCTCATTGCCatcctcatcttcttcatcttgcGGAGGATCCAGCTTCGAA ACATAGAAGCTCAGGAGGCACCAAAATACCGCTTTCGCAAGAGGGACAAAGTCATGTTCTACGGGCGGAAGATCATGCGCAAA GTCTCGCAGTCTACCTCTTCCCTGGTGGGtacatcctcttcctctcggCAGCGcctgaagaagaagcagaagatgCTCAACATTGCCAAAAA GATCCTGCGCTTTAAGAAGGAGGTGCCCATCCTGCAGGCCAAGGAGCCCCCTCCCTCAGTGCTGGAGGCCGACCTCACCGAGTTCGATGTGGCCAACTCCCACCTCCCCTCTGAGGTGCTCTACATGCTCAAAAACGTCCG TGTGCTGGGTCACTTTGAGAAGCCCCTCTTCCTGGAGCTGTGTAAACACATGGTGTTTGTTCAGTTCCAACAAGGGGAGTACGTCTTCAGGCCAGgccagcctgacagcagcatctACGTGGTTCAGGATGGAAAACTAGAATTGTGCCTTACTGGAGCG GATGGTAAAGAAAGTGTGGTGAAGGAGGTTTACCCCGGAGACAGTGTCCACAGCCTCCTCAGCATCCTGGATGTCATCACA GGCCACCAGAAGCCTTACAGAACTGTGTCGGCGCGGGCTGCAGAGGTTTCCACTGTTCTCCGTTTACCTGTAGAGGCCTTCCTCGCTATATTTGAGAAGTACCCTGAGAGCCTGGTGCGGGTAGTACAG ATTATCATGGTTCGTCTTCAAAGAGTAACAGTCCTAGCCCTGCACAACTATCTGGGGCTCACCAATGAGCTCTTCAGCCAT GAAATGCAGCCCTCGCGTCTGCCCCCGCCGTCTCCTCACCCAACTCGCACCAGTCCCATCCGGCATGGTAAGCGCTTTGGCAGCCTGACCGTAACTGAGGAGCATCGGGAAGCTGCCGTTAAGGGTGAAGCTGCAG GAGGGGAACAAGGGAAGGACGGAGCAACAGTGCCAACTCTTTGCAGGACCATCTCAATGCCTGTGGACATTGCTG GAATGCAGAAAAGTCTGAGATCGGACTTTGACATGGCGTACGAAAGGGGGCGGATATCTGTCTCTGCAGAGGAAGGCAACACCCCTCCTACGTTTACTCGG TCTGTGTCCCAAGACCAGCGGGAGAGGAAGGTGATAGTAGATGAGGTTCCCTCAGGGATCTATCTGTACCCAGAGGAAGAGACTGGAGTGGACAATATTTTTACACCTGTGTCCAGTCGATCCAATGCTGTTTTGTTTGAGGAAGCTCAGAAAGAGATCCTTAAACTCATGAAGATTGAg GACCCATCCTTGTTGAATGGGAAAGTGACTCTGCACCACGCAAAAGCAGGAGCAGTCTTAGCCAGACAGGGAGACCAG GACATGAGTCTGCACTTTGTCCTGTCTGGTTGTCTGCATGTCTACCAGCGGATGATTGACAAGCAGGAAGCCGTCTGCTTGTTTGTGACTCACCCGGGGGAGATGGTGGGCCAGCTCGCTGTGCTCACTGGAGAACCCCTCATCTTCACCATCAAGGCCATCCGCGACTGTACTTACCTCAAGATCTCAAAGTCGGATTTCTACGA GATCATGAGGGAGCAGCCCAGTGTGGTGCTGAGTGCGGCTCACACAGTGGCCATCCGCATGTCCCCTTTCGTCAGGCAGATGGACTTTGCTATCGACTGGATGGCCGTGGAGGCCGGCAGAGCCCTCTACag ACAGGACGACCAGTCAGACTGCACGTACATTGTTCTGAATGGACGTTTACGTTCAGTCATCCGCAAGTCTAACGGCAAGAAAGAACTAGTTGGGGAATACGGCAGAGGAGACCTGATTGGAGTG GTGGAGGCCTTGACCCGACAGCCAAGAGCCACCACGGTCCACGCTGTGAGAGACACAGAGCTGGTCAAACTGCCCGAGGGAACGCTCAACAACATCAAGAGACGATATCCCCAG GTGGTGACAAGGTTGATCCACCTGTTAGGCCAGAAGATTCTGGGGAACCTGCAGCAGGGTCGAGGGCCCTTCTCAG GTTCAGCCCTGAGTCTGCCCAGTATGACAGCCAGTGCTGATGTCACTAACCCTGCCAGCAACCTCTCCACTGTGGCTGTGCTGCCTGTCTGTGATGATGTGCCGATCAACGCATTCAACCTGGAGCTCAGCCATGCACTCAGTGCCATTG GCCCCACTCTACTATTGACCAGTGAAATAATCAGAGAGCGACTGGGCGGCTCAGCTTTGGACAG TATCCATGAGTACCGTCTCTCCGGCTGGCTGGCCCAGCAGGAGGACATCAATCGGATTGTCCTGTACCAGACCGACAGCAGCATGACCCCGTGGACTCAGCGCTGCATCCGCCAGGCTGACTGCATCCTCATCGTCGGCCTGGGCGACCAGGAACCTGCCCTGggaatg TTGGAGCAGATGCTGGAGAACACAGCTGTTCGGGCGCTGAAGCAGCTGGTCCTTCTGCACAAAGAGGACGGGCCGGGCCCCTCCAGGACGGTGGAGTGGCTCAACATGCGAAGCTGGTGCTCCGGTCATCTGCACCTCAAGTGTCCCCGCAGGGTCTTCTCCAGACGCAGCCCTAGTAAACTA AGGGAGGTATATGAGAAGGTGTTTGAGAAAACAGCAGACAGGCACAGTGACTTCTCTCGGCTGGCCCGAGTCCTGACTGGAAACAGCATCGCCGTGGTGCTGGGAGGAGGCGGAGCCAG AGGCTGCTCTCATGTTGGTGTGATCAAAGCTATGGAGGAAGCGGGGATTCCTATTGACATAGTGGGTGGGACCTCAATCGGATCATTCATTGGTGCGCTGTACGCTGAGGAGAGAAGCGCCGTCAGAACCAAACAGAGAGCCAGAGAGTGGTCCAAG GCAATGAACTCGGTATTCAAAACAGTCCTGGACCTGACCTATCCCATCACCTCCATGTTCTCTGGTTCTGCCTTCAACACCAGCATCTATAAAGTGTTCCAGGACAAGCAAGCCGAG GACCTGTGGCTGCCATACTTCAATGTCACCACTGACATCACGGCCTCAGCCATGCGTGTTCACCAGGATG GCTCTCTGTGGCGCTATGTACGGGCGAGCATGACCCTCTCTGGGTACCTGCCGCCTCTCTGCGACCCCAAAGATGGAAACTTGCTAATGGACGGTGGCTACATCAACAACCTGCCAG CGGACATTGCAAGAAACATGGGGGCAAGAACAGTCATTGCCATCGACGTGGGTAGCCAAGACGAGACCGACCTCTGTAACTATGGCGACAGCTTGTCCGGCTGGTGGTTGCTTTGGAAACGGATCAATCCCTGGGCAGAGAAAGTAAAG GTACCAGACATGGCAGAGATCCAGTCTCGGTTGGCCTACGTGTCTTGTGTGCGGCAGTTAGAGGTGGTGAAGAAGAGTGCCTACTGCGAGTACATCAGACCGCCCATCGACCGCTTCAAGACCATGGACTTCGGCAAGTTTGACGAGATCTAT GATGTTGGCTACCAGCACGGAAAGCTGCTGTTCACTGGCTGGGCCCGAGGCGACATTATCGAGAACATGCTGAAAGACCACCGCTCAGCCGACTACAACGACAGCAAGAGAACTGAC TCCTGCACATGTCCAGGAGCTGACTTCACTGACCTTGCAGAGATTGTCTCCAGGATAGAGCCAGTCCAAAGCTACGTAGCTGCAGAAG CAGAAGAGTCAGACTGTCTGACAGAGTATGAGGAAGACGGGATGGACAcggtgagagaggaggacggggaggaagaagaggaagaggacccTGAGGACAACTCCCCTGGAGAGTGGGGCCAGAATGGAGTCTTTCAGACT gatgAGGAGAAGTCAGTGAGACAACGCAGGAAACTCGCCAGCGACTCCAACACCTCCGAAGTCTCTGACTGCTGA
- the pnpla6 gene encoding patatin-like phospholipase domain-containing protein 6 isoform X5: MGQSTSEQEVPGDVTSEEGFDNIKILVEEELQTSMMVGMVIGAGIAIVLIAILIFFILRRIQLRNIEAQEAPKYRFRKRDKVMFYGRKIMRKVSQSTSSLVGTSSSSRQRLKKKQKMLNIAKKILRFKKEVPILQAKEPPPSVLEADLTEFDVANSHLPSEVLYMLKNVRVLGHFEKPLFLELCKHMVFVQFQQGEYVFRPGQPDSSIYVVQDGKLELCLTGADGKESVVKEVYPGDSVHSLLSILDVITGHQKPYRTVSARAAEVSTVLRLPVEAFLAIFEKYPESLVRVVQIIMVRLQRVTVLALHNYLGLTNELFSHEMQPSRLPPPSPHPTRTSPIRHGKRFGSLTVTEEHREAAVKGEAAGGEQGKDGATVPTLCRTISMPVDIAGMQKSLRSDFDMAYERGRISVSAEEGNTPPTFTRSVSQDQRERKVIVDEVPSGIYLYPEEETGVDNIFTPVSSRSNAVLFEEAQKEILKLMKIEDPSLLNGKVTLHHAKAGAVLARQGDQDMSLHFVLSGCLHVYQRMIDKQEAVCLFVTHPGEMVGQLAVLTGEPLIFTIKAIRDCTYLKISKSDFYEIMREQPSVVLSAAHTVAIRMSPFVRQMDFAIDWMAVEAGRALYRQDDQSDCTYIVLNGRLRSVIRKSNGKKELVGEYGRGDLIGVVEALTRQPRATTVHAVRDTELVKLPEGTLNNIKRRYPQVVTRLIHLLGQKILGNLQQGRGPFSGSALSLPSMTASADVTNPASNLSTVAVLPVCDDVPINAFNLELSHALSAIGPTLLLTSEIIRERLGGSALDSIHEYRLSGWLAQQEDINRIVLYQTDSSMTPWTQRCIRQADCILIVGLGDQEPALGMLEQMLENTAVRALKQLVLLHKEDGPGPSRTVEWLNMRSWCSGHLHLKCPRRVFSRRSPSKLREVYEKVFEKTADRHSDFSRLARVLTGNSIAVVLGGGGARGCSHVGVIKAMEEAGIPIDIVGGTSIGSFIGALYAEERSAVRTKQRAREWSKAMNSVFKTVLDLTYPITSMFSGSAFNTSIYKVFQDKQAEDLWLPYFNVTTDITASAMRVHQDGCVWRYVRASASYTPYLPPLCDPKDGHLLVDGCYVNNVPADIARNMGARTVIAIDVGSQDETDLCNYGDSLSGWWLLWKRINPWAEKVKVPDMAEIQSRLAYVSCVRQLEVVKKSAYCEYIRPPIDRFKTMDFGKFDEIYDVGYQHGKLLFTGWARGDIIENMLKDHRSADYNDSKRTDSCTCPGADFTDLAEIVSRIEPVQSYVAAEAEESDCLTEYEEDGMDTVREEDGEEEEEEDPEDNSPGEWGQNGVFQTDEEKSVRQRRKLASDSNTSEVSDC; this comes from the exons ATGGGACAGAGTACCTCGGAACAAGAGGTCCCAGGAGACGTCACCAGCGAG GAAGGGTTTGATAACATCAAGATCCTTGTGGAGGAGGAACTACAGACCAGCATG ATGGTGGGGATGGTGATTGGTGCGGGCATCGCCATAGTCCTCATTGCCatcctcatcttcttcatcttgcGGAGGATCCAGCTTCGAA ACATAGAAGCTCAGGAGGCACCAAAATACCGCTTTCGCAAGAGGGACAAAGTCATGTTCTACGGGCGGAAGATCATGCGCAAA GTCTCGCAGTCTACCTCTTCCCTGGTGGGtacatcctcttcctctcggCAGCGcctgaagaagaagcagaagatgCTCAACATTGCCAAAAA GATCCTGCGCTTTAAGAAGGAGGTGCCCATCCTGCAGGCCAAGGAGCCCCCTCCCTCAGTGCTGGAGGCCGACCTCACCGAGTTCGATGTGGCCAACTCCCACCTCCCCTCTGAGGTGCTCTACATGCTCAAAAACGTCCG TGTGCTGGGTCACTTTGAGAAGCCCCTCTTCCTGGAGCTGTGTAAACACATGGTGTTTGTTCAGTTCCAACAAGGGGAGTACGTCTTCAGGCCAGgccagcctgacagcagcatctACGTGGTTCAGGATGGAAAACTAGAATTGTGCCTTACTGGAGCG GATGGTAAAGAAAGTGTGGTGAAGGAGGTTTACCCCGGAGACAGTGTCCACAGCCTCCTCAGCATCCTGGATGTCATCACA GGCCACCAGAAGCCTTACAGAACTGTGTCGGCGCGGGCTGCAGAGGTTTCCACTGTTCTCCGTTTACCTGTAGAGGCCTTCCTCGCTATATTTGAGAAGTACCCTGAGAGCCTGGTGCGGGTAGTACAG ATTATCATGGTTCGTCTTCAAAGAGTAACAGTCCTAGCCCTGCACAACTATCTGGGGCTCACCAATGAGCTCTTCAGCCAT GAAATGCAGCCCTCGCGTCTGCCCCCGCCGTCTCCTCACCCAACTCGCACCAGTCCCATCCGGCATGGTAAGCGCTTTGGCAGCCTGACCGTAACTGAGGAGCATCGGGAAGCTGCCGTTAAGGGTGAAGCTGCAG GAGGGGAACAAGGGAAGGACGGAGCAACAGTGCCAACTCTTTGCAGGACCATCTCAATGCCTGTGGACATTGCTG GAATGCAGAAAAGTCTGAGATCGGACTTTGACATGGCGTACGAAAGGGGGCGGATATCTGTCTCTGCAGAGGAAGGCAACACCCCTCCTACGTTTACTCGG TCTGTGTCCCAAGACCAGCGGGAGAGGAAGGTGATAGTAGATGAGGTTCCCTCAGGGATCTATCTGTACCCAGAGGAAGAGACTGGAGTGGACAATATTTTTACACCTGTGTCCAGTCGATCCAATGCTGTTTTGTTTGAGGAAGCTCAGAAAGAGATCCTTAAACTCATGAAGATTGAg GACCCATCCTTGTTGAATGGGAAAGTGACTCTGCACCACGCAAAAGCAGGAGCAGTCTTAGCCAGACAGGGAGACCAG GACATGAGTCTGCACTTTGTCCTGTCTGGTTGTCTGCATGTCTACCAGCGGATGATTGACAAGCAGGAAGCCGTCTGCTTGTTTGTGACTCACCCGGGGGAGATGGTGGGCCAGCTCGCTGTGCTCACTGGAGAACCCCTCATCTTCACCATCAAGGCCATCCGCGACTGTACTTACCTCAAGATCTCAAAGTCGGATTTCTACGA GATCATGAGGGAGCAGCCCAGTGTGGTGCTGAGTGCGGCTCACACAGTGGCCATCCGCATGTCCCCTTTCGTCAGGCAGATGGACTTTGCTATCGACTGGATGGCCGTGGAGGCCGGCAGAGCCCTCTACag ACAGGACGACCAGTCAGACTGCACGTACATTGTTCTGAATGGACGTTTACGTTCAGTCATCCGCAAGTCTAACGGCAAGAAAGAACTAGTTGGGGAATACGGCAGAGGAGACCTGATTGGAGTG GTGGAGGCCTTGACCCGACAGCCAAGAGCCACCACGGTCCACGCTGTGAGAGACACAGAGCTGGTCAAACTGCCCGAGGGAACGCTCAACAACATCAAGAGACGATATCCCCAG GTGGTGACAAGGTTGATCCACCTGTTAGGCCAGAAGATTCTGGGGAACCTGCAGCAGGGTCGAGGGCCCTTCTCAG GTTCAGCCCTGAGTCTGCCCAGTATGACAGCCAGTGCTGATGTCACTAACCCTGCCAGCAACCTCTCCACTGTGGCTGTGCTGCCTGTCTGTGATGATGTGCCGATCAACGCATTCAACCTGGAGCTCAGCCATGCACTCAGTGCCATTG GCCCCACTCTACTATTGACCAGTGAAATAATCAGAGAGCGACTGGGCGGCTCAGCTTTGGACAG TATCCATGAGTACCGTCTCTCCGGCTGGCTGGCCCAGCAGGAGGACATCAATCGGATTGTCCTGTACCAGACCGACAGCAGCATGACCCCGTGGACTCAGCGCTGCATCCGCCAGGCTGACTGCATCCTCATCGTCGGCCTGGGCGACCAGGAACCTGCCCTGggaatg TTGGAGCAGATGCTGGAGAACACAGCTGTTCGGGCGCTGAAGCAGCTGGTCCTTCTGCACAAAGAGGACGGGCCGGGCCCCTCCAGGACGGTGGAGTGGCTCAACATGCGAAGCTGGTGCTCCGGTCATCTGCACCTCAAGTGTCCCCGCAGGGTCTTCTCCAGACGCAGCCCTAGTAAACTA AGGGAGGTATATGAGAAGGTGTTTGAGAAAACAGCAGACAGGCACAGTGACTTCTCTCGGCTGGCCCGAGTCCTGACTGGAAACAGCATCGCCGTGGTGCTGGGAGGAGGCGGAGCCAG AGGCTGCTCTCATGTTGGTGTGATCAAAGCTATGGAGGAAGCGGGGATTCCTATTGACATAGTGGGTGGGACCTCAATCGGATCATTCATTGGTGCGCTGTACGCTGAGGAGAGAAGCGCCGTCAGAACCAAACAGAGAGCCAGAGAGTGGTCCAAG GCAATGAACTCGGTATTCAAAACAGTCCTGGACCTGACCTATCCCATCACCTCCATGTTCTCTGGTTCTGCCTTCAACACCAGCATCTATAAAGTGTTCCAGGACAAGCAAGCCGAG GACCTGTGGCTGCCATACTTCAATGTCACCACTGACATCACGGCCTCAGCCATGCGTGTTCACCAGGATG GTTGCGTCTGGCGATATGTTAGAGCCAGCGCCTCCTACACCCCCTATTTACCTCCCCTGTGCGACCCCAAGGATGGCCACTTGCTTGTGGATGGTTGCTATGTTAACAATGTCCCAG CGGACATTGCAAGAAACATGGGGGCAAGAACAGTCATTGCCATCGACGTGGGTAGCCAAGACGAGACCGACCTCTGTAACTATGGCGACAGCTTGTCCGGCTGGTGGTTGCTTTGGAAACGGATCAATCCCTGGGCAGAGAAAGTAAAG GTACCAGACATGGCAGAGATCCAGTCTCGGTTGGCCTACGTGTCTTGTGTGCGGCAGTTAGAGGTGGTGAAGAAGAGTGCCTACTGCGAGTACATCAGACCGCCCATCGACCGCTTCAAGACCATGGACTTCGGCAAGTTTGACGAGATCTAT GATGTTGGCTACCAGCACGGAAAGCTGCTGTTCACTGGCTGGGCCCGAGGCGACATTATCGAGAACATGCTGAAAGACCACCGCTCAGCCGACTACAACGACAGCAAGAGAACTGAC TCCTGCACATGTCCAGGAGCTGACTTCACTGACCTTGCAGAGATTGTCTCCAGGATAGAGCCAGTCCAAAGCTACGTAGCTGCAGAAG CAGAAGAGTCAGACTGTCTGACAGAGTATGAGGAAGACGGGATGGACAcggtgagagaggaggacggggaggaagaagaggaagaggacccTGAGGACAACTCCCCTGGAGAGTGGGGCCAGAATGGAGTCTTTCAGACT gatgAGGAGAAGTCAGTGAGACAACGCAGGAAACTCGCCAGCGACTCCAACACCTCCGAAGTCTCTGACTGCTGA